Proteins from one Deinococcus budaensis genomic window:
- a CDS encoding transporter substrate-binding domain-containing protein codes for MRSLLLLTTLALALTACKNETQSSTTTASPSSTASSTAAGVPTLEPGVLKVAMEGTYPPFTFRDEAGELTGFDVDIARALAGRLGLETEFVLTEWSGILGGLQADKYDVILNQVGITPERQESIGFSQPYAYSQPQIIVPQAGSFDPQSLADLKGKRVGVGLGSNFEQQLRGAGGIEVVTYPGAPEYLADLAAGRIDAAYNDRLLVGYLIRRDNLPVRGAGVVGDPEPVGVAFKKTNTGLGEAIDRALSELRGSGEYTEISEKWFGQDVGQP; via the coding sequence ATGCGTTCCCTGCTGCTCCTGACCACCCTGGCGCTGGCCCTGACGGCCTGCAAGAACGAGACGCAGTCGTCCACGACCACGGCCTCTCCCTCCTCCACGGCGTCCTCCACAGCGGCGGGCGTGCCGACCCTGGAACCGGGCGTGCTGAAAGTCGCCATGGAGGGCACCTACCCGCCCTTTACCTTCCGGGACGAGGCGGGCGAGCTGACCGGCTTCGACGTGGACATCGCGCGGGCGCTGGCCGGGCGGCTGGGGCTGGAGACCGAGTTCGTGCTCACCGAGTGGAGCGGCATCCTGGGGGGCCTTCAGGCCGACAAGTACGACGTGATTCTCAACCAGGTCGGCATCACGCCCGAGCGGCAGGAAAGCATCGGGTTCAGCCAGCCGTACGCCTACAGCCAGCCGCAGATCATCGTGCCGCAGGCGGGCAGCTTCGATCCGCAGTCGCTGGCGGACCTGAAGGGCAAGCGCGTCGGCGTGGGTCTGGGCAGCAACTTCGAGCAGCAACTGCGCGGGGCGGGCGGGATCGAGGTGGTGACCTACCCCGGCGCTCCCGAGTACCTCGCGGACCTGGCGGCGGGCCGCATCGACGCCGCCTACAACGACCGCCTGCTGGTGGGCTACCTCATTCGGCGCGACAACCTGCCGGTGCGCGGCGCGGGCGTGGTGGGCGATCCCGAACCGGTCGGCGTGGCCTTCAAGAAGACGAACACCGGGCTGGGCGAGGCCATCGACCGCGCGCTGAGTGAACTGCGGGGCAGCGGCGAATACACCGAGATCAGCGAGAAGTGGTTCGGGCAGGACGTGGGGCAGCCCTGA
- a CDS encoding amino acid ABC transporter permease codes for MIPEPLQAVGRSAWEALPTLLAAAPITLGYALAAMLFGLPLALLVALARLSRARPLRWVSGVYVSFMRGTPLLVQIFMLYYGLPAFGISVSPLVGGVLALTLNAAAYLSETMRASILSVPRGQREAALSLGLTPRQTLRLIVLPQAARVALPSLGNTLIGLVKDTSLVSVITVVELLRSAQLVIARTFEPFGPYLAAALIYWAISSALAWVQRRLEVRLSRPG; via the coding sequence ATGATTCCCGAGCCGCTGCAAGCCGTCGGGCGGAGTGCCTGGGAGGCGCTGCCCACCCTGCTCGCCGCCGCGCCCATCACGTTGGGGTACGCGCTGGCCGCGATGCTGTTCGGGCTGCCGCTGGCGCTGCTGGTCGCGCTGGCGCGGCTCTCGCGCGCGCGGCCGCTGCGGTGGGTCAGCGGCGTGTACGTCTCCTTTATGCGCGGCACGCCGCTGCTGGTGCAGATTTTCATGCTGTATTACGGGCTGCCCGCCTTTGGCATCAGCGTGAGTCCGCTGGTGGGCGGCGTGCTGGCGCTGACGCTCAACGCCGCCGCCTACCTCTCGGAGACGATGCGCGCCTCGATCCTGAGCGTGCCGCGGGGCCAGCGGGAAGCGGCGCTGAGCCTGGGGTTGACCCCCCGGCAGACCCTGCGGCTGATCGTGCTGCCGCAAGCGGCGCGGGTGGCGCTGCCCAGCCTGGGCAACACCCTGATCGGGCTGGTCAAGGACACGTCGCTGGTGTCGGTGATCACGGTGGTCGAGCTGCTCAGGAGCGCCCAGCTGGTGATCGCGCGGACCTTCGAGCCGTTCGGGCCGTACCTGGCCGCGGCGCTGATCTACTGGGCGATCAGCAGCGCGCTGGCCTGGGTGCAGCGGCGGCTGGAAGTCCGGCTGTCGCGCCCGGGCTAG
- a CDS encoding MFS transporter: MVPAAPPEAAPPRTLGAGLLLVVLIVAFESMAVGTVLPRVADELRGLALYGWASSAFLLASLFGAVLTGLLSDRRGLAFGAAVSLGVFAAGLLVGGLAPTMPVFVLGRLIQGLGAGGLGALPFAVITARYPEAARARMLAAVSSAWLLPALLGPVIASLIADAWSWRAVFWGLLPVLALGAPLCVLPLRGGRRAEVAEQVAGPEGRRLLWPALALAVSAGALVEGLRRPDLPGAGLVALGLVGIVLASRRLFPAGLWRLRPGLPAALVVRGWAAFALLGANSFLPLALHELRGLTLTQAGGVLSLGGATWTLGSWVQARLERRFGAASRPARIRAGMVGVALGLALTAAAVLGFLPLWGVYPGWFLACLSMGAGYNSNTLFALSSVAPGAAGRLSGQLANIEVLMVALAAGAGGALIARVASLETAFTLAFGLTLLGALLTWGAAARLGKGADLTER, translated from the coding sequence ATGGTCCCCGCAGCCCCGCCCGAGGCCGCCCCGCCCCGGACCCTGGGGGCGGGCCTGCTGCTGGTGGTCCTGATCGTCGCCTTCGAGTCGATGGCGGTGGGCACGGTGCTGCCCCGGGTGGCGGACGAGTTGCGGGGGCTGGCACTGTACGGCTGGGCGTCGAGTGCGTTCTTGCTTGCCAGCCTGTTCGGGGCGGTGCTCACGGGCCTGCTCTCGGACCGCCGGGGGCTGGCCTTCGGGGCGGCCGTCTCGCTGGGGGTGTTCGCCGCCGGGCTGCTGGTGGGCGGCCTGGCCCCCACCATGCCCGTCTTCGTGCTGGGGCGGCTGATTCAGGGGCTGGGGGCCGGGGGACTGGGCGCGCTGCCCTTCGCGGTGATCACGGCCCGTTACCCGGAAGCCGCCCGCGCCCGGATGCTCGCGGCGGTGTCGAGCGCCTGGCTGCTGCCCGCGCTGCTGGGACCGGTGATCGCCAGCCTGATCGCGGACGCCTGGTCGTGGCGCGCGGTGTTCTGGGGCCTGCTGCCAGTGCTGGCGCTGGGCGCGCCGCTGTGCGTGCTGCCGCTGCGGGGGGGGCGGCGGGCGGAGGTGGCAGAGCAGGTGGCCGGGCCAGAAGGCCGCCGCCTGCTGTGGCCCGCCCTGGCGCTGGCGGTCTCGGCGGGCGCGCTGGTCGAGGGCCTGCGCCGCCCCGACCTGCCCGGCGCGGGGCTGGTCGCGCTGGGGCTGGTGGGCATCGTGCTCGCCTCGCGCCGCCTCTTTCCGGCCGGGCTGTGGCGGCTGCGCCCCGGGCTGCCCGCCGCCCTGGTCGTGCGGGGGTGGGCGGCCTTCGCGCTGCTGGGAGCCAATTCTTTCCTGCCGCTCGCGCTGCACGAGCTGCGCGGCCTGACGCTCACCCAGGCGGGGGGCGTGCTGAGTCTGGGCGGAGCAACCTGGACGCTGGGGTCGTGGGTGCAGGCCCGGCTGGAGCGGCGTTTCGGCGCGGCGTCGCGGCCCGCGCGCATCCGCGCCGGGATGGTGGGGGTCGCGCTGGGGCTGGCCCTCACGGCGGCGGCGGTGCTGGGGTTCTTGCCGCTGTGGGGCGTCTATCCGGGCTGGTTCCTGGCCTGCCTGAGCATGGGCGCCGGGTACAACAGCAACACCCTCTTCGCGCTGTCGAGCGTGGCGCCCGGCGCGGCGGGGCGGCTCTCGGGGCAGCTCGCCAACATCGAGGTGCTGATGGTCGCGCTGGCGGCGGGGGCGGGCGGGGCCTTGATCGCGCGGGTGGCCTCCCTGGAGACGGCCTTCACGCTGGCGTTCGGCCTCACGCTGCTGGGGGCGCTGCTGACCTGGGGGGCGGCGGCGCGGCTGGGGAAAGGGGCTGACCTGACCGAGCGATGA
- a CDS encoding glycosyltransferase, which produces MSDVFPLPPYPAQAPARRPLEGVGTAAVVVTYNRKALLVKCLRSLLNQTAPLARIYVIDNASTDGTPEVIPADERVTYLRLDRNLGGAYGFAYGVRKVLEGDFRHVWLMDDDCFAEDDAHEQLLKWEGTAEALCTAVLARDGTYDLGHRRSFNMITLADTALGPEIYAQACTPIDMFTFVGVLIPLEVVRQVGVPVDNFFFMGDDTEYALRLKSHGLRTHLIPASRIWHHGSVPGHAPRGKFEPKRHYYNIRNSLLIRRRYATSPLWLALSFAAYALRGYGGLARHGELTWRSAALTTEALRDALLGRAYVKDFGPG; this is translated from the coding sequence ATGAGCGACGTTTTCCCCCTGCCGCCCTACCCGGCCCAGGCGCCTGCCCGCCGCCCGCTGGAGGGCGTGGGCACGGCGGCCGTGGTCGTGACCTACAACCGCAAGGCCTTGCTGGTCAAGTGTCTGCGCAGCCTGCTGAACCAGACTGCGCCGCTGGCGCGCATCTACGTGATCGACAACGCCTCGACCGACGGGACGCCCGAGGTGATTCCGGCCGACGAGCGCGTCACTTACCTGCGGCTGGACCGGAATCTGGGGGGGGCCTACGGCTTTGCCTACGGGGTCCGCAAGGTGCTGGAGGGCGACTTCCGGCACGTGTGGCTGATGGACGACGACTGCTTTGCCGAAGACGACGCCCACGAGCAGCTGCTGAAGTGGGAAGGCACCGCCGAGGCCCTCTGCACCGCCGTGCTCGCTCGCGACGGGACCTACGATCTGGGCCACCGGCGCAGCTTCAACATGATCACCCTGGCCGATACGGCCCTCGGCCCGGAGATCTACGCCCAGGCCTGCACGCCCATCGACATGTTCACCTTCGTGGGCGTGCTGATCCCGCTGGAGGTGGTGCGCCAGGTCGGCGTGCCGGTGGACAACTTCTTTTTCATGGGAGACGACACGGAGTATGCCCTGCGGCTCAAGTCGCACGGCCTGCGGACGCACCTGATTCCCGCCAGCCGCATCTGGCACCATGGCAGCGTGCCCGGCCACGCACCGCGCGGCAAGTTCGAACCCAAGCGGCACTACTACAACATCCGCAACAGCCTGCTGATCCGGCGGCGCTACGCCACGTCGCCCCTGTGGCTGGCCCTGAGTTTCGCCGCCTACGCCCTGCGCGGTTACGGGGGCCTGGCCCGCCACGGCGAACTCACCTGGCGCTCGGCCGCCCTGACGACCGAGGCCCTGCGCGACGCCCTGCTGGGCCGCGCCTACGTCAAGGACTTCGGGCCAGGCTGA
- a CDS encoding ankyrin repeat domain-containing protein codes for MLLAALLALPGAALGGAGAGTPPGRPAAQEKRMTLNTELWQAAEAGDAPRVRELLARGASPDARRADGRSALTFAALGNHVAVARLLIGAGANPDPQDQARNNALLVTGETGSVPMLREVLRARPDLTRTNRFGGTALIPAADRGHVAYVREILKTGIDVNHVNNLGWTALLEAVLLGDGGPRHLEIVRLLLAAGADPNLADRDGVTPLAHARQRGYAGMVRLLTARGAR; via the coding sequence GTGCTGCTGGCGGCCCTGCTCGCCCTGCCCGGCGCCGCGCTGGGCGGGGCCGGCGCGGGCACCCCGCCGGGCCGACCCGCCGCCCAGGAGAAGCGCATGACCCTGAACACCGAGCTGTGGCAGGCCGCCGAGGCGGGCGACGCGCCGCGGGTGCGCGAGCTGCTCGCGCGCGGCGCCTCACCGGACGCCCGGCGCGCCGACGGCCGCAGCGCCCTGACCTTCGCCGCGCTGGGAAACCACGTCGCGGTGGCCCGCCTGCTGATTGGCGCAGGGGCCAACCCCGACCCGCAGGACCAGGCGCGCAACAACGCCCTGCTGGTCACGGGCGAGACTGGCAGCGTTCCCATGCTGCGTGAGGTGCTGCGGGCGCGGCCCGATCTCACCCGCACCAACCGTTTCGGCGGCACGGCCCTGATTCCGGCGGCGGACCGGGGGCATGTGGCGTACGTCCGCGAGATCCTGAAGACCGGCATCGACGTGAACCACGTCAACAACCTGGGCTGGACCGCCCTGCTCGAAGCCGTGCTGCTGGGGGACGGCGGCCCGCGCCACCTGGAGATCGTGCGCCTGCTGCTGGCCGCCGGGGCGGACCCGAACCTCGCCGACCGGGACGGGGTCACGCCGCTGGCCCACGCCCGGCAGCGCGGCTACGCAGGCATGGTGCGCCTGCTGACTGCGCGCGGCGCCCGCTGA
- a CDS encoding GlcG/HbpS family heme-binding protein has product MKTFATLLLGLTLASGALAQTAPAPTPAPVQLATTPTVSAASLSLSAAVRVAQLTVQNCAQLGYNVTATVVDRAGITLAVARAENAGPHTVDASFRKAYTSASTRNTTAALAENLRNNPASAELANIDRFLVLAGGAPIRVGGAVVGAVGVGGAPSGATDEKCGTDAVRTVLGQ; this is encoded by the coding sequence ATGAAGACCTTTGCGACCTTGCTGCTCGGCCTGACCCTCGCTTCCGGTGCCCTGGCCCAGACGGCGCCCGCGCCGACCCCGGCGCCCGTGCAGCTCGCCACCACGCCCACCGTGTCCGCCGCCAGCCTGAGCCTCTCGGCCGCCGTGCGGGTGGCGCAGCTGACGGTGCAAAACTGCGCGCAGCTGGGCTACAACGTGACCGCCACGGTGGTCGACCGCGCCGGGATCACCCTGGCGGTCGCGCGGGCCGAGAACGCCGGGCCGCACACCGTGGACGCCAGCTTCCGCAAGGCCTACACCAGCGCCAGCACCCGCAACACGACCGCCGCCCTGGCCGAGAACCTGCGGAACAACCCGGCCTCGGCCGAACTTGCCAACATCGACCGCTTCCTGGTGCTGGCGGGCGGCGCCCCCATCCGGGTCGGGGGCGCGGTCGTCGGCGCGGTGGGCGTGGGCGGGGCACCCAGCGGGGCCACCGACGAGAAGTGCGGCACCGACGCCGTCCGCACCGTCCTGGGCCAGTGA